One Hypanus sabinus isolate sHypSab1 unplaced genomic scaffold, sHypSab1.hap1 scaffold_2469, whole genome shotgun sequence genomic window, tatgtgtgtatgtgtgtgtgtgtgtctatgtgtgtatgtgtgtgtgtgtgtctatgtgtgtatgtgtgtgcatgtgtgtgtctatgtgagtGTATTTTTctccccagcctcagtggaaaaagcctgcttgcattcactctatctatacccatcataattttatacacctctatcaaatcaccactcattctcctacgctccagggaataaagtcctaacctattcaacctttctctgtaactcagtttctcaagtcccggcaacatcgttgtaaaccttctctgcactctttcaacctgattaatatccttcctgtaattcggtggccaaaactgcacacaatgctccaaattcggcctcaccgatgccttatacaacctcaccataacattccaactcttatactcaatactgtgatttataaagtccaatgtaccaaaagctctctttacgaccctatcgacctgtgacgccacttttagggaattatgtatctgtattcccagatccctctgttctaccacactccacagtgccctaccatttaccttgtatgttctaccctggtttttccttccaaactgcaatacctcacacttgtctgcattaaactccatctgccatttgtcagcccattttcccagctggtccagatccctctgcaagctttgaaaaccttcctcactgtccactacacctccaatctatGTATCAACAGCAAATCATCCACAAACACCAGCAGATTCTGTTTTGATTGTCTCCTGTCGTGTAAATCTATCACTAGTAAGTGTGCAACTTGCACTCCCTTCCTCAGGTCTGTCACCAGAGGATGTTCTTGCCCCGACTTTGTACCACGGCTACTACATCAGGCCGCGAATCAACAAGCAGCTGGACCGGGGCTTCTCGGAGATCGCCACCAGCGACCACAAGTTCCAGGTGTTGCTGGACGTCTGCCAGTTCCTGCCGGACGAGCTGTCCGTCCGCACGGTGGACAACCTGCTGGAGGTGGCCGGGAGCCACCCGCAGAAGCTGGACGGTCACGGCTTCGTCTCCCGCCAGTTCCGGCGCACCTACGTCCTCCCACTGGACGTGGACCCCCTGCTGGTCCGGGCCTCCCTGTCCCACGACGGCGTCCTGTGCCTGGAGGCGCCGAGGGAGGGGGGGGCGGCCCAGCCCAGAGTCCGCAGCGTGGAGATCGGCCTGCCCCCGACGGAGGGAGGGCCTGGAGCCGGGATTCGGGAGGGGGAGCCGGCTCTCGGGGCGAGGAGAGATCACTGACCCGCTACCTCCGTCCAGCCCGTTCGTCACGTGTGCTTTGATAAGTAAGGCTGACTGTACGCCTGTGATCCCGGGACGTCCACGTCACCAGTTGCAGCCCTGAGGGTCAGTCCCCTCGCCGGCCTGCTCAGTAAGCCCCACATCGGCCCGCCGGTGTTCCACAGACTCCGAAAATGCGAAAAAAGGAGGATTGATTTTTTAAAAGTTATcgccagaatcgggtttaatatcaccggcacacgTCGGGGAATTTGTCGTCTtgcagtacattaaaatattcagCTACTGTGAACTACAGTAGGTATTTATGTGTAAAGGAGCCACATTAAATCACTTGTCCAACaaaagtagtgagggagtgttcgccggttcaacgtccattcagaaatcggatggcggaggggaagaggctgttcctgaatcgctgagtgtgtgtcttcaggctcctgtacctcctccctgatggcggaggggaagaagctgttcctgaatcgctgagtgtgtgtcttcaggctcctgtaacctcctccctgatggcggaggggaagaagctgttcctgaatcgctgagtgtgtgtcttcaggctcctgtacctcctccctgatggcggaggggaagaagctgttcctgaatcgctgagtgtgtgtcttcaggctcctgtacctcctccctgatggcggaggggaagaagctgttcctgaatcactgagtgtgtgtcttcaggctcctgtacctcctccctgatggcggaggggaagaagctgttcctgaatcgctgagtgtgtgtcttcaggctcctgtacctcctccctgatggcggaggggaagaagctgttcctgaatcgctgagtgtgtgtcttcaggctcctgtacctcctccctcatggcggaggggaagaagctgttcctgaatcgctgagtgtgtgtcttcaggctcctgtacctcctccctgatggcggagggggagaagctgttcctgaatcgctgagtttgtgtcttcaggctcctgtacctcctccctgatggcggaggggaagaagctgttcctgaatcgctgagtgtgtgtcttcaggctcctgtacctcctccctgatggcagagggggagaagctgttcctcaatcgctgagtgtgtgtcttcaagctcctccctgatggtagcaatgagaagagggcatgtcttgggtgatgggggtccttaatgatggacgctgtctTGAAGATATCCCATACACTGGGGAGACTGATGCCCATGATAGATTTGACTGACATCAGAAACTgcctccttctccctccccttccctacctctcattctctctccccctctctctctctctctctctctctctctctctctctctctaaccctctcccctctctctccctccccttccctacctctcattctctctccccctctctctccgtttctgtccctctcccctctctctccctctctccctctcattctctctctcccgctctctgtctctcgcattctctcttcatctctctgtctgtctccctcgctccctctctgtctgtctgtctctcccctctctctgtctctccctctctctttctctctctctcccgctctgtctctctcattctctccctctctctctcattctttctcccccccccccgtctctctctctcaatgtctgtttttctctctgtctctctctctctctctctcccacatatACAGACCTCCAACACCAGGCCACCCTCCAGTACACACATACCCACAGACATCGGCCCCCAGTGAACTTACAGACGCAGACCCCGGGGCTCTGGCCGTCGCGCCTCAAACCCTCGGGGGACTGGAGGTTCCAGGCCTCAAAACTCCAGACACAccctgggagggtgggggttcactGGCCCTCTGGCCTCCTACCCCCACAGACCGACAATGGTGGGACCTGCTGACCTGCGGGTCAAGGGGTGACCGGCCCTCGCCCTCACTGGTCTATGTCGACCCGCCATTCCCCTACGTCCGTCCATGGGCGATGCTGACCTTTGACCTATGGAATGCTCCGATCCTGACCTTTAATTCCCCCACATCCCCGTCCCTAACAAACCCCCACTCCCCCCCCGTCCTCACAATCACCCCTGCAAACCTGAAAACAAACAAGCAACTGAAACACGACCTTATGGACACGACAGCTTGGCGCCATCTTGACCCGAAGCTGGAGTTTTAACGATAGAGTCACCTGAACTAAATCTCTGAGGTTTAGCTTGATCTTTCACTCCTGCCTCTTCCCTCGGGGTAGGAGACTGCTGATGCCGAAGCACCTTCGCACCAGCTCTTTTTGTACGGGAGAACCCTGCGCCCTCTACCTCCAGACGTGGGCAAAGGGTAAACGATcggtgttttgggccgagagcaTTCACCAGgactggggggggaggggggtcggaactttattcctctccatagatgctgcctgactcagcagtgagtgtgagagagtgagtgtgtgtgtgtgtgtgtgtgtgtgtgtgtgtgtgtgtgtgtgtgtgtgtgtgttgctctggatttccagcatctgcagaatctcttaatctcttgtgtttattcctctccatagacgctgcctgacctgctgatttcctccagcattgtatgtgtgtgtgtgtgtgtgtgtgtgtgtgtgtgtgtgtgtgtgtgtgggtgtgagtgtgtgtgtgtgtgtgtgtgtgtgtgtgtgtgtgagagagagtgtatgtgtgtgtgtgtgagtgtgtgtgtgtgtgtgtgtgtgtgtgtgtgtgtgtgtgtgtgtgtgtgtgtgtgtgggtgtgagtgtgtgtgtgtgtgtgtgtgtgtgtgtgtgtgagagagagtgtatgtgtgtgtgtgtgagtgtgtgtgtgtgtgtgggtgtgagtgtgtgtgtgtgtgtgtgtgtgtgtgtgtgtgggtgtgagtgtgtgtgtgtgtgtgtgggtgtgagtgtgtgtgtgtgtgttgctctggatttccagcatctgcagaatctcttgtgtttattcctctccatagacgctgcctgacctgctgagttcctcgagcattgtgtgtgtgtgtgagtgtgtgcgtgtgagtgtgtgtgtgtgtgtgtgtgtgtgtgtgtgtgcgtgtgcgtgtgtgtgtgtgtgtgagtgtgagagagtgagtgcgtgtgtgtgcatgtgtgtgtgtgtgtgtgagagagagtgagtgcatgtgtgtgcgtgtgtgtgcgtgtgtgtgtgtgtgtgtgtgtgtgttgctctggattttcagcatctgcagaatctcttaatctcttgtgtttattcctctccgcagatgctgcctgacctgctgagttcctccagcattgtgtgtgtgtgtgtgtgtgtgtgtgtgtgtgagtgtgtgtgtctgtgtgagtgtgtgtgtgtgtgtgtgtgagtgtgtgtgtctgtgtgagtgtgtgtgtgtgagtgtgtgtgtgagtgtgtgtgtgtgtgagtgtgtgtgtgagtgtgtgtgtgtgagtgtgtgtctgtgtgactgtgtgtgcgtgtgtgtgtctgtgtgtttgtgtgtgtgtgtgtgtgtgactgtgtctgtgtgagtgtgtgtgtgtgagtgtgtgtctgtgtgactgtgtgtgcgtgtgtgtgtctgtgtgtgtgtctgtgtgagtgtgtgtgtgtgagagtgtgtgtgagtgtgtgtgtgtgtgagtgtgtgtgtgagtgagtgtgtgtgtgtgagtgtgtgtgtgtgtgagtgagtgtgtgtgagagtgtgtgtgagtgtgtgtgagagtgtgtgtgtgtgtgtgagtgtgcgtgagtgtgtgtgtgtgtgcgtgcgtgtgagtgtgtgtgtgtgtgtgagagtgtgtgtgtgtatatgtgtgtgtgtgtgtgtgtgagagtgtgtgtgtgtgagtgtgtgtgtgtgtatatgtgtgtgtgtgtgtgtgtgtgtgtgagagtgtgtgtgtgtgtgtgtgtgtgtgtgagagtgtgtgtgtgtatatgtgtgtgtgtgtgtgtgtgtgtgtgtgtgtgtgtgtgtgtgtgtgtgtgtgtgtgtgtgtgtgtgtgtgtgtgtgtgtgtgtgtgtgagatttcCAGCGTcagcagaatctctagtgtttacGACTTCCAGACTAAAGGCTCCTTTGCTCACTCTGAATCAATTCATTCAGAAACGTCGATTAATTTTGGGCTGCCGGACCTCCCGTCGGAGGGACTGAGCCTCAACTCCTCACACATCCACCGTCCAAGTCCACTACTGCGGGAGACAGATACCAGATGTGTAGCCTAGTCCTCCGACACCTGGAACTGGGCAAACCCGGTGTTTCTCTGGTCAACTTGTTGACGGGCGTTTCCAAATGATGGATAAATTCTCTGGACTTCCAGAACGTATCTCTGTCATACCGGTGGCGCAA contains:
- the LOC132387987 gene encoding heat shock protein beta-2-like, with the translated sequence STANHPQTPADSVLIVSCRVNLSLVSVQLALPSSGLSPEDVLAPTLYHGYYIRPRINKQLDRGFSEIATSDHKFQVLLDVCQFLPDELSVRTVDNLLEVAGSHPQKLDGHGFVSRQFRRTYVLPLDVDPLLVRASLSHDGVLCLEAPREGGAAQPRVRSVEIGLPPTEGGPGAGIREGEPALGARRDH